TGTGTTCCGATGCCCAACTGCCGTCGTTGCGAACAAGGTTCACCATCACGTGAACGTGATCGTTTCCCTTCGCGGACAGACCGTGACGAACCGCGACCCACGACGATCCGTGGCCGTTCTCGTCGACGAATCCCATGCGCTTCACGTACTCGTGAGCAAGGGTGTGCCATTGCTCGTCGGTCAGCTTCTCGTGGTCGGGAGGCAGTGCCATTGACGCGTGGAACATGTGCGTCCGACCGGTCGCTTCAACGCCGTCGCGGTGCAGATGGGCGCGGCTGATTCCACCTTGTGAAGCCCCCGCTAGGGCCAGCTGCTCCACATAGTTCTCGCGCCACGCGCCCTCGACGACGCGCCCAAGAATGGTCGCCTCTTTGAGAGACAACTCGCCAGCCCATTCGAGCTCGAGGCCGGGCGAACCAGCCACCAAGTGCGGATTGGAGTGCTCGTTCGCCTTGCCGGCCCCGTACAGGTAGCGGGTCAGGCCCGCAGCATCAGAGCCGGACTTCAAGACGCTGATCCTCACGCCTTGCGCTCCGACTCCGGCAGCTGCTCGATGACCTTCGTGATCCGATCAGCAACTCGAGACAAGTGATCCACGGTCGCGAGCAGCTCAGCCTCGGCCTCCAACCGCTCGGTTGCGTTCGCGACCCGCGCGAGCTGATTCAAGTTGTTGCTGTCGATCGACAGCAACCGGCGAACGCCGTACAGCTCGTCATGGATGCGAGCAAGCTTCGCCGCGGCGACAACACCACCGGTGTTCAACGCCCGCTCGTACAACCGCGGAACCGAAATACGTTGTGCGGCAGCCAACGCCTGCACCCGCACCCACTCCTCCTCGGAATGGCGAATGACCGTACGGAAGTCACGGGCACCCGCGGCAGAGTTCGACCGGCGACGACCGCGGAACAACTTGGCGGGACGCGACGACGGATCAGGCGACTCGGAGCCCTGGTCGGCCACGGCGATCC
The window above is part of the Calidifontibacter indicus genome. Proteins encoded here:
- a CDS encoding plasmid mobilization relaxosome protein MobC; the protein is MRVQALAAAQRISVPRLYERALNTGGVVAAAKLARIHDELYGVRRLLSIDSNNLNQLARVANATERLEAEAELLATVDHLSRVADRITKVIEQLPESERKA